Proteins co-encoded in one Melitaea cinxia chromosome 13, ilMelCinx1.1, whole genome shotgun sequence genomic window:
- the LOC123658907 gene encoding uncharacterized protein LOC123658907, giving the protein MMTRGSKARQAEEQLRLALQELKTYRVQCEQLLRERDENEKELEKIFKKNTELKNQMSQMYTEYTNVKNENENLLKIVNGFDQCRDEYEETLKFNSELKHQLHEANKQVIQLKNINHSLTASQTQCLYNELVENAPNLVSSVSNLKNNISVIDLTSDDSNTTIPMPKGSELNPPGCFIVGWRGDFLL; this is encoded by the exons atgatgactCGTGGATCCAAGGCGCGCCAGGCGGAGGAACAACTCCGGCTGGCGCTCCAGGAGTTAAAGACATACAGGGTACAGTGTGAGCAATTACTAAGGGAGAGAGACGAAAATGAGAAGGAGTTAGAgaagattttcaaaaaaaatacagaattaaaaaatcaaatgtcACAAATGTATACTGAATATACtaatgtaaaaaatgaaaatgaaaatcttCTCAAAATAGTCAATGGGTTTGACCAGTGCAGAGATGAATATGAGGAAACCCTCAAATTCAACAGTGAATTGAAACATCAGCTGCATGAGGCAAATAAACAAGTTAttcagcttaaaaatataaaccataGTCTAACAGCCTCTCAAACCCAGTGTCTATACAATGAATTGGTTGAAAACGCACCAAACTTAGTGTCTTCTGTCtcaaacttgaaaaataatattagtgtaataGATTTGACCAGTGATGACTCGAACACTACCATCCCTATgccaa aaggatcggaacttaatccaccaggctgctTCATTGTAGGTTGGCGGGGAgattttctactatga